Within the Catalinimonas niigatensis genome, the region CCTGCCTGCCGCTCAAATTGAGTCTAACCTGGAAGATGGGAAGGTAAAAAAACTTAGCCAGATGGATAATATTGAGCTTTATCCTGGCGTGAGTGCCAGACTTTTCTGGGGAAGTGGAGCCATGGGAAGTGTACTCCAGCTGGAACCTCATGCCAAAATTCCTGAAGAAGAACTGCCGACAGATCGCTTTGTCTTTGTACTGGAAGGAACGATAGATCAGCAGATCGACGGTTCAGCCGTTACCCTGATATCCAGAAAGCGAGAAGAGCCGGATGGCACCCATAGCGGTACGCCCCGAACTGATTTTGTGTATCTGGAAAAGGGAAGCACCCATGCTGTGACAGCCGGAGCGTCGGGCGCAAAACTGCTGGAGGTGTACAGCCCCTTGCGTCTAGACTATCTGCAAAAAGCGGGCATCAATGATCTACCGGATGAAGTGGCCGAGATAGAAAATACTCAGGAACCCAATATACAACCCAATAAAGTATATGACCTGTATGATATACAGTTTACTCCACTTGCTTCCGGTATCTTTGCCAGACTGATTTCCGGTAAAAGTACCCAGCTTAGTTTTGTCCGAATGGACCCTGATTCTCTTGTGCCTGCTCATATACATCCTGAGGAACAGATATCATTGATATTGCGCGGAGCACTTACCCAGTCTATTCTTGATGAGGAAGTAAATATGGCCGCCGAGGAAATTGTCCGTATTCCGGCAAATATGGTGCATGGGGCTAAGATTGGTGAGCTTGGCACCGATGCGCTGGATATCTTCTGGCCGGTCAGAACCGATTATCTGGAAAAGGAAAAAGAAGCCCTGGCTGCCTATCATGAAATTATTCCCAAAGATGCTGAAGTAAAGCTACTGGTAGATGGCAAGGAGTCAGAGCCGGAACTATACTTTGCTGAAGGTCCAAAATGGATGAATGGTAAGGTTTACTTTTCCAATATGTATTTTGACCAGAATTTTAATGCAGATCCCAAGAAGAGTTCTATTGTAGAACTAAATCCTAATGGTGACTACCGGAACATAACGGAAGGAAAAATGCAAACCAATGGCCTGTATCCTTATAAAAACGGACACTTACTGGTGTGCGACATGATAGGCCATCGGGTGCTGGAGATGACTACCGAAGGAGAAGTGGTAAAGGTGATTGCTGATCGCTACAATGGTAAGCCGATAGATGGGCCCAACGATATTATTACCGATGCCGAAGGCGGTATTTACTTCACCGATCCACAATTTACCATGGAAGCGGAAAAATTTCAGCCCGGCCGGGCAGTGTATTACATACCTCCACAAGGTGAGATCACACGGATTGTAGAGCCTAATGAGTTTGCCATGCCCAATGGAATTTTATTATCACCAGACGGGAAGACACTGTATATCAATAACTGCTACGATGATGAATCATGGTTTCCGGTAAGCAGTGAAAAGGATAATTTCATCTGGGCTTATGATGTAAACGAGGATGGCACCATCAGCAATGGGCACCGGTTTGCAAAGTTATTACTTCCCGGAGATGTACTTGACCGCAAAGCCCATTCATCCAGTGCCGATGGGATGGCCATTGACAAAGCGGGCAATATCTATGTCTGTACTTACTTAGGAGTCCAGATTTTCAATCAGCAGGGCGATTATATAGGTATGATTAATCTGCCCTCATTCCCGGTGAGCCTGTGTTTTGGAGATGAAGATATGAAGACCCTTTATATCGTGAGCTATAGCCAGGTGTACAAGATCCGCACTAATATGGAAGGTTTTGTGCAGTACCTGTAAGTAACAAAGGAGTCCGGGCGCCCACCTGAGCTTGCTCTTAGCTAAGCGCCTGGCTACCTAAAGTGATGCTTACCTGAAAATCTTCTGCGCAAAATCGTGCAGAGACTTTCGCCAAACCTGCCACTCATGCCCGCCAGGAAAAGAAGCAAATTCTACCTCAAGCCCATTCTCCCGGAAAGTCTCTATCAATTTTTTGGTGGCTTCTATCCGCTGATCCTGTTCCCCAACAGATATGTAAAGTATATCTAGCTTATCATTAAATGATTGCGATTGGGTCAATATTCCCGGAATGATTTCTTCAGGATCAAACTCACTTCCTTCTGCTCGCCCGATGCCGCCAAACAGGCCGGTGCTAAAAATTCCCAGTCCACCCTTGAATATGTCAGGATTCCGTAGTCCGGTGTAAAACGTCTGTCCGCCTCCCATGGATAAACCGGCGAGTGCCCGGTGCTCAGCCCCGGCTTTCACGCGGTAATGCTCTTCTACCAATGGGATCACATTCTCAAAAAGCTCCTCCCGGAACACTGCCATGGCTGCATCGTTGTATCCCTGTGCTTCTACTCCGGGTTTGCTCACATGTCCATCCGGAATAGCCACGATCATCGGTACTGCCTTTCCCTCCGCAATCAGGTTGTCCAGGATCATGTTGAGTTTTCCCTGAACGGCCCAACCCCTTTCGTCCTCCCCACCACCGTGCTGAATGTACAGGACCGGATAGCTGATTTGAGGGTTCTCATCATAGCCGGGTGGGGTATAAATGTTGATATCTCGCCAGGTCTCAGAGGTATTGGAAAAATACGAACGTGAACGGATTTCACCATGGGGCACATCTTTCGGCGAATAAAAGTCAATGCCTTCTTCCGGGATATCAATACCGCTGGCCATACGTCCCATGCCATAAAAAGACTCACTTGCAGGGTCAGCTACTTTGTAACCGTCCATCACCAGCGAATAGTAATGAAAGCCCGCTTCCTGAGGATCGGTCGTGACTGACCACATTCCCTCCTCATTTTTCTGCATATCGTATACTTTTCCCACCAGATCAATCTGAACATGATCTGCTTCAGGCGCTTCCAACTTGAACATTACCCGCCCGTCGGGAAATATGCAGGGGCAATCGTTTTGGTTAATATTGGTAGGCGCTGATATTGCCCCAGCCGGTACCTGACTAAACGCCTGTATGGGCACTAAAAAAATCAGCAGACTGATCAGCCAGGGATACAAACTTCTTTGAACTGTTATTTTAAGGTCATACATCATACTTATCTCTGATCATCATCCCCCATCACATCGTAGCCCCGCCACTTATACTCTTTGGCCAACGAAGTAGCAGCGGGCCAGGCGATCTGATGCTGATCACTAGCGACCCACTTGCGTCGGTTTTCTTCCGTATCAAACGAGATCTGAATCTGATAATTGTAGTTTGTCGGCTCTGCCTCTATTTCTGTAGAAAGGTCTTCAGGGAAAAGGCGTAAAAGCTTGGAGCTGAGATAACCATCCTGCACGGTCATCGCTGGCACATAAACGGAATAGTACATTTTTTCAAAAGCTTTGGCGTTTTCTTTGTCTACCACAAAGTCCATCTGCAACACCATCGCTTTGGGTTCGGCCAGTGGCTTAGCTATGCTGAGTCCTTTTTCTTTAGAAGGGGTAATGCCAATGACCAGCAGTTCAAGGTCTTCGCCTTCACTGGACAGGCTTATTTCTTCCCCAAGCATGGCGTAAAAAGCATCATCAGCTTTTATACTGGCCTCTTCATCATTCATACTCACCTTTCCTTTTCCACTGCTTACATAGTACACTTCTTCTACACCTTCCAGGGCGTGAGCGCTGACCGAACTGCCCGCAGGTATCACCACATGGTCTACATAGTCCCAGTCGGTACGAAATACTTCAGGGCCAACCAACCGGCGTGCTACTACTCCATCGCCAACGTATGCGGGATGGGCTTCCTTAAGCTGTTCTTTTTCCAAACGATTTGATACAAATACCGGAATAGGGTCAATGTCGGCACCTACCCGGTCATCGCCCAGGTCAAAAGCATCTCCTTGCGCTTTTTTCTGGCTTACCGCAAAGTTAAGCCAGCGAATGTCTTCATCGGAGGCATTGTAGATGGCATGCGCATCTCCCATTTTGCAGGGCACCACGGCCGGTGCTGCGATTTTTGAGGTGCGGCCATTGATTGTGAACTCGGCTTCACCGTTGAGGATGACGTACATTTCTTCAATCGTGTGGTGGAAATGATGACCGATACCCGACTTTGGATTGATCACCCCCGTATGGAGATAAAGAAAATTGGTGGATAAATCGTTACGGCCTATTAACTGAGTAAAGCCCATAGTTCCTGCTCCGGCATGTACTGCGGAGAGGTCTCGGTATTTGGCGGGATCGTTGGATGATATACGATCCTGAAGGGGCTGTGCTGAAGCAAATACCGTATTCACTAAAAGAAATAATCCGAGCAAGTGTTTCATCAGTAGTAGGTTGTTTAGTAAGTTTCATTAGTAATAGTAAAAAGAAAAACTGCGGAGTGCAAAAGATAATGGCTACGCTAAACCATCTAATTTTCGTCCGGAAGTGCATACACTACATAACCTCTCGGCAGCGCATCCGGCTTTTTAGAGTGATCATAACTGTCCTGCATAAAGTTGGCTGTAGCATTGATCACCAGGTATTGCTTTCCGTTCAGCGTGTACATGCTGGGTTGGGCGTTGGTTTCATGGCTGAGCGTAGTTTCCCACAACAGATCACCGCTGTCAGCATCAAAAGCGTACAGTTTGCCGCCTTTGGCAGTAGCAAATACGAGACCGGCAGAAGTTACGATCAGTCCTTTTCGTAATGTGCCGCCAGGAGCACCTTTGGTCTTGTCGCCCTGCACATACATAGAATCTTCGCCAATCGGCTGTCTCCACTTAATGATTCCCTCGTTCAGGTCGTAGGCCAGAATGGAAGACCAGGGCGGAGATAAGAGACCGGGCCAATCCAGTCCGTAGTCAGTAGTATATCTATCTTCCGGGTGCTCAGTATCTTCGGGATAGTCCGACATAGGAGCATTTCTTTGTGCATCAGCTTTGATCTCAGCTCCACCTGAGGCCACAACCGGACCTTCGGGAATCACCTCTTCTACTGTTCTTTCCGGAAACCTGAAACTGATGGGATTGCCCCCCAAATACTGAAACAATGCTTTGAGTGTTCCTTCATCAATATGGGTAAATCCTGGCATTTGTCCCCGACCATTGTTCACAATACTTTTAAACTCATTGTAGAAAATATATTCCCCCATATTGACCAGAGAGGGACCAGCCCCACCTTCACGATTTTCACCATGACAGGTTCTGCAGGTAGAAGTATACAATGATTTAGCTCTGCTGATTTCGTTCTCCGACAGATCAACTTTTGCTGGCCCCACCTTATTCAGCTTATAAATTGATGCATGCTCCTGGGTCATCACATACATGATTCCATTATTTGGATCAGCTGCAGTGTTTCCAAAATTAGCTCCTCCTAATGCTCCAGGCATCATCACGGTTTCATATTGATCGGAGGGTGGTACATACAAACCTGATTTGGCTGACTCCAGCCTTTTGAGCCACTGTTGTTTGATACTGTCAGGAAAATAAGGATTCAGCGTTTCCGCAGTGACTTCATGTCGGGTAAAGCTGGGCAGTGAAGGAATGGGTTGGGTAGGCCAGGCTTCTTCCCCTGGCATTTCACTGGCAGGGAAGGGCTTTTCCTCGATAGGAAAAACCGGTTCGCCGGTTTCTCTGTCAAAGACAAACATAAAACCATGTTTAGTGGCCACAGCTACCGCATCAATCGTTTTATCCTCTTTGTTTACCGTTAAAAGTTGAGGCGCCGGTGATAGGTCATAGTCCCAGATATCATGATGCACCGTTTGAAAATGCCATATCCTTTCACCGGTACGGGCATTCAGCGCTACCAATGAATTACCAAACAAATTGCTTCCTATTCGGTCAGCTCCGTAGTAATCATAAGTTGGAGATCCCAAGGGTAAGTAAGCAATTCCTCGTTCTTCGTCTACTGAAATCTCGCTCCAGACATTTACCCCACCTACGTACTTGTAGGCATCTTTGGGCCAGGTATCATAGCCAAACTCTCTCGGATGGGGAATCGTATGAAAGGTCCATTCCAGCTTGCCTGTCATCACATGGTAAGCCCGAACATAGCCGGGAGGTGAGAAATAACTTTCTCCGGGGGCAGATCCTAAAATGACTAAGGTATCGTAGATAACTCCCGGCATCATGGCTTGCACTCTTCGGATGGATGCGGGATCACGATCCAGGCCTTCTCGCAGATCTACGTACCCATCATCACCAAAACTCATGATGGATTTTCCGGTTTCAGCATCAATGGCCTGCAAGGTATTGTTGATCGTAAAGAGCAAACGCTTCTCGGTTTTGTCTTTGCTTTCCCAATAGTTGATGCCTCTTCGGCTGATTCCTCTCAGATTGGCGTGAATCCAGATTTCCTTGCCGGTAAGTACATTGACTGCGATCATAGAGAAGTTTTTGCCCAACACATACATGGTTGTATCTACGATGATGGGGCTGAAATAATAGCCCTGATCATCATGGGTTGGATACATCCAGGCCACTTCCAGCTGACTAACGTTTTCTTTAGTGATTTGAGAGGCCTTAAAATATTTTGACTGGTCGGGACTGCCCGAATAGTGGGTCCAGGTGGTGTGGTCTGAAGTAGTTATTTCAGGAGAAGATTCTGTATTACAGCTTACACTTAGCGCCAGAAAAGATAGAGCAATTAAAGTAAAGGTGGTGGTTGTCAGTACTTTTTTGTTGTTCATGCAGCAGATGTTGTGAGTAAAATCTTATGTTCTTTGATACCAGTAACTACATAGATTTGGATTAGATAGCTGTTTTGGATCAAGTAAATTACAATTATTTTTATCTTTTTTTTGTAAAAAAGATAAACTGCTGGGATAGATAGATTTTTCCGGTAAAATATCAGGATTGAATTGATCCATAGATTAAGGATGGAGGGTTATTTTGGAGTATTCCTCATTCAAATTTATTGCTACAAGCCTGTTGGTTAAGAAGCAGTCAAACTGCCCAGCAGATATGCACAACTCTCCCCCTCCTTGATTGAGAGTTTGTGTCAACTGCCTACTCACTTTCATCAGGAATGTCGCTGATGCGGAAGTAGTCAAAGTCTACGTAGCCACCCGGGCTTTGGGTAGCATAGTTGAACAGTCCAAAGCGGTATCCCATAAAGTGTGGTAGCGTATACTCCATCTGAAGCTTAGCTCCTATGCTGGTCCATTTCTTACCATCCAGGCTGTAATAGAAAGTCGCTACATCTTTACGGTCACTAAAGTCGCAAATAGCTTTCAGGTAAATGGTCTCCTGTTCCACTGGCACGTTTTCCTCCTCCACCGCACTGCCTGACTGGGCATTCACCATCACAATGGACTTGGTTCCGTTCTGAAACTTGACCCCGACCAGCCCGTACTTTTGCTGTAATAACGCCAGTCCGGCAAAATCGCCTTCCTTCATATGAGCGATATCAATGGCGGTTGAACTGCTACATTCCGGGCCAATGGTTCTTTGTGTGAGGGTATTCCGAGCCATCACAAAGCTGCTGTCTACTCTTCCGGTGGTCAGTCTCAGATAACCTTTCCGCTGGCTGAGTGACCAGTGTTCATCATCAGGATTGTGGTTCCATTGCCATACCAGAGGCAGTTGGCGTTCTCCCTTTTTTCGATTAAATTCATCGGACGCCACAATGCCCGGTATCAGTCCGGTACTGGACGGAAGATTAAGTTGATCCGGCACTTTACCCTCCACGCCTAATACCGGCCAGCCATCCTGCCACTCCACCGGAATCAGATAGGGAATCCGACCCACCGAACCATTATCCCGGAAGAGATAAGCAAACCACTCCCCTTCCGGCGTATCAATGAGTCCTCCCTGGGCTACACCTTTGTCCTGCAAAGCAACACGGCCTTCGTACGGACCCGTAATCTTATTGGCCCGGTGGATGAGCACAGTACGCATACCGCCACGAGGCCAGACAATGTTGAACAAGTAATATTTACCGTTTACTTTAAATAGCTGGGAACCTTCTGCCGGAAGCATAATATTGTCGTCGGATGGTGCGCTGGCATTCTCCATCAGAACCCGTTCACTACCTTCTTTTACACCGGAAAGGTCCTTCTTCAGCTCTGCCATCATCAGTTTTCCAGCACCCCAGATCATATAGATCGTCCCATCATCGTCAAAAAAAATCGTATGGTCGTGATAAGACGGCTCAAAAGAGGAGACTTTCCAGGGGCCTTTTTCAATGTCTTTGGTAGAGAAAATATAAGTCTTGCCGGTAGTACTGGCAAAGGTGGAGACATAAAAAGTACCGTTGTGGTAGCGGATACAACTGGCCCAGGAACCCCGGCCGTAACTGCTCTGACCATTTTCCAGTTCGAGTGCATCCACAGTGTCCAGCACATCATACGCGTAGTTGACCAGGTGCCAGTTGATAAGGTCTGTGGATTTCATGATGGGCACCCCCGGACTCATATGCATGGTGGTGCTACTCATGTAATAAGTATCCTCCACCCGCACCATTGACATATCGGGTACGTCGGCATGGATGACCGGATTGGTTGCCTGTGCCAAAGCAAGGGGAGCAACGATACTGAAAAGTAGCAGAAAAGCGATGTACCTATACATTCTTATCATGTGTTTCTACCTGCTGCTCAGTACTGCATCATTGCCTTCGTAACGGAACCACTCAAAAGATGCTGTATTCTCCGAATCCGAACCTGAAGAAGTAGCATACATGGCCAGCATAGTGCCTACAAAACCGCCCGCATCCTCGGTGCTCAGAAATCTGCCGTCTACCTTCTCCTGTAGCACCTGCCAATCGCCCTCGGTTTCGGCATACTGAAAACTATAATCGGCTCCATCAAAAGTTATTTTCAGCTGAATCTGTTCTCCCGAAACCGGCTGACTGGCCAGTTCGGTGTGACCATCTTCCAATGACTTAAGCAACTGGACCACTACCTGCCCATCTTTCATAGATTTTGCCAGCAGATAGTGATGGGTTTCACTTTGGAAAGCTAACAAACCTGCCTTTTCATTTTCGTTTTCCGGCTGGAAATCCAGGGCGGTTGACACGCTGCCGGTGTGATGCTGTTGACGATGGCCTACGAAACTCGGATTGGATGAACCGGAAGCCATCTCGGGACGTACCTGCATTGTCAGTGTACCGTCAGTTAATTCATACCACTGCTCGCTGGGGGTACGCAGTAGCATATAGTTGAGGCCAAGCGAATCATCGTCAAACTCATCCTGAAAAGTGAAATTGCCATTGTAGGGAAAAAGGGTGGTATCCACGGCATTGCCCATTGGAGTAGGATAAGCATATTGTATTTCCTCAAAATCGGGATTGATGATAGGCCAGCCGTCTTCCCACCTTATTGGAGTCAAAAACGTTTCTCTTCCGATGTTGAAGTAATTGTCTTCGTAAGGGCGACAGGCCAGAAAGACTGTCCACCAGTCGCCATTATCCAACTGTACCATATCGGCATGCCCGGCGGTAGTGATCGGGTTGGGACGAGAAGGGTCCAGGTGACGCTGGGTAAGTATGGGATTGACAGGCCCAGGCTCATAAGGGCCACGCACATCCTGGCTACGGAAGATGACTTCCGAGTGATTGTAGGCTGTTCCGCCTTCGGCACACATGAGGTAATAATAATCATTGATCTTATAAATGTGCGGGGCCTCAATCCAGACCGGCTCCTGACTGATGTCTACGCCACCGTTGACCAGGATCATTTGTTCGCCTATAGGCTGCAGGCTTTCGCTATCCAGTTCGTACATGCGGATCGTACGGTGCCCGCTGTACAAGGGTTTATCGTCCGGCGCAACGCTATTGTATACAATATACAAGCGTCCGTCTTCATCAAAAAAGAGGGAAGGATCAATACCGTTCAACTCACCTAAATAGATGGGGTCTGACCAGGGCCCGGCCGGGTCGGTGGCAGTAATCACAAAATTTCCGCCTTTGTCCACCTGGGTGCAGACGATATAAAAGGTGCCTTCGTGATAGGTGATGGCCGGAGCGAACAGCCCCCGGGAAACACCCTGTCCTTCGGTATCTAGCTGCGAAGGACGGTCCATAGCATGACCAATCTGCCTCCAGTTGACCAGGTCAGTACTTTCAAAAATAGGAAGTCCGGGAAAATAAGAGAAGGTAGAATTGGTCATGTAAAACTTATCGCCTGCTTTGCAGATGGTAGGGTCAGGATAAAATCCGGCGAGGATGGGGTTTTGGTAGGTAGGGTTTTCATCTGCTGTCGCCTCCTGTGCCACCTGTTTTTCCGATTGACAGGCCCCGAGGAGCAAACCTGTACATAGCAGTAAAATTGTGTACTTCATGAGCATCAGCATTTTCTCTGAAATAAGGTTTTTACCTTGAAGCGTTATGAACATTAAGTCATTCATGAGGGCAACTAATTTAGGGGTGTAGAAATATACCATTCTTTATATTTGATCAAATAAATTTTTACTTACAAGAGGTTCATCGCTACTCTTTTGGGGTCTGTACGAAGTCTGTTTCTTCTTTAATCCTTGGCGAATCCTTTGTGGGAAAGTCCGCCGGTACAGGATAACTTACTTTTCCATTGGCCAGCCATTCAGCCGCCCTGATTACGGTGGTTTGGTAGCCCACACAGCGATAGGCAGGCGGATAGGTTTCTCCTGTCCACAGATGCCCCAGGCTGGAATTATAAACTCTCCCTTTCCCATAAGCGACCACCCATTCTACTGGCCACATTTTCTGCGTATCGGTGCTGTCATAGGCATAAGATAAGATGGTGAGATTTTTGGCCGGACCACGGGGGAAGCTATAGACTTCTGTATTGACCGTCTGCCATGCTTCAGGGTAGTCCTTATTGATCGGATGCCTGTTCAGTATTTGAATCAATGCATTAAAGCGCTCTCCGTGGCTCGTTCCCTTTCCCTCTCCGGGGGAGTGACGAACGATCTGCGCATCAGCCTTAACTTCCAATGCATAGCCCACGGTATCGGCCCTCCAGCCCAAACCGATCATTTCATTATATTCCTGCCAATGAGGAAAAGCGTTATTGGCTGAATGAAGCACATACAAACCTCCACCCTTCTTCACGTAGCGTTCCAAAGCTTCTTCAGCCTGTGAAGGCCAGCGTAAACGGGTATCGTGGATGTTGTTGGTGTTTTGTACGACCACAGCATAATCGGAAAACTGCGGAAGCCAGGACTTGCGCTCGTTACTGTCAGCTGGGATCGTACTTACGTCTACTTTAAAATGACCACTTTCTTCCAGTATCCATTGGGTCACTTCTGTAGTTTGCTTCCAATCGTGGTTATTGAATCCATCCACGATCAGAACAGGAATCAATTTATCGTTTTGTGCCTGCAATTCGCCCGAAAAAATTCTCAGTAAGATGAGATGTAAAAATAGGGTGAGACAAAAAATGCTGATGATGTACTTCATGATAATAATATATTCAGTTTCAATAGGTTTACAGGCTATTTTCTACCATCATACCATTACTTGGAGATAACCAGTGTATAGGTATTTCCTTTTTTCGTGGGTATGTCATAAAGAAAAGTTTCTTCTAACTGTGGCGGAGTGATTGTTGCCTCTGCTGAAACAATAGGCTCAGGCGTCTCCTCCACCTGATAAAAAGAGTTATCATTTTCACCGGATGCTGTTGTTAACGAACTCCC harbors:
- a CDS encoding glycoside hydrolase family 43 protein, whose translation is MYRYIAFLLLFSIVAPLALAQATNPVIHADVPDMSMVRVEDTYYMSSTTMHMSPGVPIMKSTDLINWHLVNYAYDVLDTVDALELENGQSSYGRGSWASCIRYHNGTFYVSTFASTTGKTYIFSTKDIEKGPWKVSSFEPSYHDHTIFFDDDGTIYMIWGAGKLMMAELKKDLSGVKEGSERVLMENASAPSDDNIMLPAEGSQLFKVNGKYYLFNIVWPRGGMRTVLIHRANKITGPYEGRVALQDKGVAQGGLIDTPEGEWFAYLFRDNGSVGRIPYLIPVEWQDGWPVLGVEGKVPDQLNLPSSTGLIPGIVASDEFNRKKGERQLPLVWQWNHNPDDEHWSLSQRKGYLRLTTGRVDSSFVMARNTLTQRTIGPECSSSTAIDIAHMKEGDFAGLALLQQKYGLVGVKFQNGTKSIVMVNAQSGSAVEEENVPVEQETIYLKAICDFSDRKDVATFYYSLDGKKWTSIGAKLQMEYTLPHFMGYRFGLFNYATQSPGGYVDFDYFRISDIPDESE
- a CDS encoding ThuA domain-containing protein — encoded protein: MKYIISIFCLTLFLHLILLRIFSGELQAQNDKLIPVLIVDGFNNHDWKQTTEVTQWILEESGHFKVDVSTIPADSNERKSWLPQFSDYAVVVQNTNNIHDTRLRWPSQAEEALERYVKKGGGLYVLHSANNAFPHWQEYNEMIGLGWRADTVGYALEVKADAQIVRHSPGEGKGTSHGERFNALIQILNRHPINKDYPEAWQTVNTEVYSFPRGPAKNLTILSYAYDSTDTQKMWPVEWVVAYGKGRVYNSSLGHLWTGETYPPAYRCVGYQTTVIRAAEWLANGKVSYPVPADFPTKDSPRIKEETDFVQTPKE
- a CDS encoding alpha/beta hydrolase-fold protein encodes the protein MMYDLKITVQRSLYPWLISLLIFLVPIQAFSQVPAGAISAPTNINQNDCPCIFPDGRVMFKLEAPEADHVQIDLVGKVYDMQKNEEGMWSVTTDPQEAGFHYYSLVMDGYKVADPASESFYGMGRMASGIDIPEEGIDFYSPKDVPHGEIRSRSYFSNTSETWRDINIYTPPGYDENPQISYPVLYIQHGGGEDERGWAVQGKLNMILDNLIAEGKAVPMIVAIPDGHVSKPGVEAQGYNDAAMAVFREELFENVIPLVEEHYRVKAGAEHRALAGLSMGGGQTFYTGLRNPDIFKGGLGIFSTGLFGGIGRAEGSEFDPEEIIPGILTQSQSFNDKLDILYISVGEQDQRIEATKKLIETFRENGLEVEFASFPGGHEWQVWRKSLHDFAQKIFR
- a CDS encoding cupin domain-containing protein → MKHLLGLFLLVNTVFASAQPLQDRISSNDPAKYRDLSAVHAGAGTMGFTQLIGRNDLSTNFLYLHTGVINPKSGIGHHFHHTIEEMYVILNGEAEFTINGRTSKIAAPAVVPCKMGDAHAIYNASDEDIRWLNFAVSQKKAQGDAFDLGDDRVGADIDPIPVFVSNRLEKEQLKEAHPAYVGDGVVARRLVGPEVFRTDWDYVDHVVIPAGSSVSAHALEGVEEVYYVSSGKGKVSMNDEEASIKADDAFYAMLGEEISLSSEGEDLELLVIGITPSKEKGLSIAKPLAEPKAMVLQMDFVVDKENAKAFEKMYYSVYVPAMTVQDGYLSSKLLRLFPEDLSTEIEAEPTNYNYQIQISFDTEENRRKWVASDQHQIAWPAATSLAKEYKWRGYDVMGDDDQR
- a CDS encoding glycoside hydrolase family 43 protein, which translates into the protein MKYTILLLCTGLLLGACQSEKQVAQEATADENPTYQNPILAGFYPDPTICKAGDKFYMTNSTFSYFPGLPIFESTDLVNWRQIGHAMDRPSQLDTEGQGVSRGLFAPAITYHEGTFYIVCTQVDKGGNFVITATDPAGPWSDPIYLGELNGIDPSLFFDEDGRLYIVYNSVAPDDKPLYSGHRTIRMYELDSESLQPIGEQMILVNGGVDISQEPVWIEAPHIYKINDYYYLMCAEGGTAYNHSEVIFRSQDVRGPYEPGPVNPILTQRHLDPSRPNPITTAGHADMVQLDNGDWWTVFLACRPYEDNYFNIGRETFLTPIRWEDGWPIINPDFEEIQYAYPTPMGNAVDTTLFPYNGNFTFQDEFDDDSLGLNYMLLRTPSEQWYELTDGTLTMQVRPEMASGSSNPSFVGHRQQHHTGSVSTALDFQPENENEKAGLLAFQSETHHYLLAKSMKDGQVVVQLLKSLEDGHTELASQPVSGEQIQLKITFDGADYSFQYAETEGDWQVLQEKVDGRFLSTEDAGGFVGTMLAMYATSSGSDSENTASFEWFRYEGNDAVLSSR
- a CDS encoding outer membrane protein assembly factor BamB family protein, which encodes MNNKKVLTTTTFTLIALSFLALSVSCNTESSPEITTSDHTTWTHYSGSPDQSKYFKASQITKENVSQLEVAWMYPTHDDQGYYFSPIIVDTTMYVLGKNFSMIAVNVLTGKEIWIHANLRGISRRGINYWESKDKTEKRLLFTINNTLQAIDAETGKSIMSFGDDGYVDLREGLDRDPASIRRVQAMMPGVIYDTLVILGSAPGESYFSPPGYVRAYHVMTGKLEWTFHTIPHPREFGYDTWPKDAYKYVGGVNVWSEISVDEERGIAYLPLGSPTYDYYGADRIGSNLFGNSLVALNARTGERIWHFQTVHHDIWDYDLSPAPQLLTVNKEDKTIDAVAVATKHGFMFVFDRETGEPVFPIEEKPFPASEMPGEEAWPTQPIPSLPSFTRHEVTAETLNPYFPDSIKQQWLKRLESAKSGLYVPPSDQYETVMMPGALGGANFGNTAADPNNGIMYVMTQEHASIYKLNKVGPAKVDLSENEISRAKSLYTSTCRTCHGENREGGAGPSLVNMGEYIFYNEFKSIVNNGRGQMPGFTHIDEGTLKALFQYLGGNPISFRFPERTVEEVIPEGPVVASGGAEIKADAQRNAPMSDYPEDTEHPEDRYTTDYGLDWPGLLSPPWSSILAYDLNEGIIKWRQPIGEDSMYVQGDKTKGAPGGTLRKGLIVTSAGLVFATAKGGKLYAFDADSGDLLWETTLSHETNAQPSMYTLNGKQYLVINATANFMQDSYDHSKKPDALPRGYVVYALPDEN
- a CDS encoding SMP-30/gluconolactonase/LRE family protein, which encodes MYWKISGKLIISSIQAAILITTTFCTSSGPEWEQENEELISEHKLTVRELTHLPAAQIESNLEDGKVKKLSQMDNIELYPGVSARLFWGSGAMGSVLQLEPHAKIPEEELPTDRFVFVLEGTIDQQIDGSAVTLISRKREEPDGTHSGTPRTDFVYLEKGSTHAVTAGASGAKLLEVYSPLRLDYLQKAGINDLPDEVAEIENTQEPNIQPNKVYDLYDIQFTPLASGIFARLISGKSTQLSFVRMDPDSLVPAHIHPEEQISLILRGALTQSILDEEVNMAAEEIVRIPANMVHGAKIGELGTDALDIFWPVRTDYLEKEKEALAAYHEIIPKDAEVKLLVDGKESEPELYFAEGPKWMNGKVYFSNMYFDQNFNADPKKSSIVELNPNGDYRNITEGKMQTNGLYPYKNGHLLVCDMIGHRVLEMTTEGEVVKVIADRYNGKPIDGPNDIITDAEGGIYFTDPQFTMEAEKFQPGRAVYYIPPQGEITRIVEPNEFAMPNGILLSPDGKTLYINNCYDDESWFPVSSEKDNFIWAYDVNEDGTISNGHRFAKLLLPGDVLDRKAHSSSADGMAIDKAGNIYVCTYLGVQIFNQQGDYIGMINLPSFPVSLCFGDEDMKTLYIVSYSQVYKIRTNMEGFVQYL